Part of the Kamptonema formosum PCC 6407 genome, CCAAATCTCAAACCTAAAATAGAACAATGGCTAGACTTTCGCGACGGAAATTTATTCAAGTCGGTCTGGCAGCAGGAACATTTCTGAGCACAACAAATTGCGGTGCGAATAAAGTCTCTGAAACTGCCAACCTTTCAACTACTCCCAATAGAGGGCCGACACTGCTCACCAATAAATTTAAAGATGTTACTCTGCGATTTATTGGCACTGGAGCCGCGCAAATTAATGACATCAAAGAGCAAGCCGAAAAAGACTTAGGTTTTAAAATTCAACTCCGCGCCCTCAGTACCGAAGAAACAGTACAAATCGCCATCACTCAGCCCAAACAATATGATATGTTTGACGGCGAATACTTCGGTTTACCATTAGTATTTCCTTCGGGAAGCTTGCAGCCAATTGATGTTAAGCGAGTCAAGGAATTTAACAAACTCGTTCCTATCTTTACCACAGGAGAATTGTACCCAGGCGCTCCTGTTAATAGCTCCCAAGGTAGCGCACCCCGGAAAGTAATGTTTGTCAAAGGGCAAAATTCAACAGAATTTGCTGAGGGGCCAACTGATTGGGCAACATTAATTCCTTTTCAATACAATGCCGATACTTTGGGCTACCGCCCCGATTTAATTGGTGGCAAAATTGAATCCTGGGCAGATTTATTCAACACCAAATATAAAGGTAAAACCGCACTGCTAGATATCCCTTCTATTGGGATTATGGATGCAGCGATGGCCGTTGAAGCAATGGGATTAATGACCTTTGGCGACAAAGGAAATATGACGCGGGAAGAACTCGATAAAGTGACGCAAATCTTGATCGAGCAAAAGAAAGAAAGACAATTTCGAGCCTTCTGGAAAAGCTTTGATGAATCTGTCAATTTGATGTCGGCTGGAGAAGTTGTTCTGCAATCAATGTGGTCGCCTGCGGTGACAGCCGTAAAAGCCAGAGGAGTTCCCTGCGTTTATGGCCCTTTAAAGGAAGGATATCGCGGCTGGGGAGGCGGAATTGGGCTCTCTAA contains:
- a CDS encoding ABC transporter substrate-binding protein, with amino-acid sequence MARLSRRKFIQVGLAAGTFLSTTNCGANKVSETANLSTTPNRGPTLLTNKFKDVTLRFIGTGAAQINDIKEQAEKDLGFKIQLRALSTEETVQIAITQPKQYDMFDGEYFGLPLVFPSGSLQPIDVKRVKEFNKLVPIFTTGELYPGAPVNSSQGSAPRKVMFVKGQNSTEFAEGPTDWATLIPFQYNADTLGYRPDLIGGKIESWADLFNTKYKGKTALLDIPSIGIMDAAMAVEAMGLMTFGDKGNMTREELDKVTQILIEQKKERQFRAFWKSFDESVNLMSAGEVVLQSMWSPAVTAVKARGVPCVYGPLKEGYRGWGGGIGLSKNLSGLELDAAYAYLDWMLEGWLGAFLGRQGYYSAIPENAKKYMKPEEWDFWYEGKPAATDIIDPFGKKIESQGAVRDGGSFKERMGNVVCWNSVMKEQIYLLQKWIEFVVA